One genomic region from Asterias amurensis chromosome 7, ASM3211899v1 encodes:
- the LOC139939823 gene encoding uncharacterized protein: MDEPLEVKAPLAAVSLKLPPFWPKDPIIWFAQIEAQFQTRNITSQSTKFAYVVSSLQPEIAQEVRDLLIDPPTVDQYDKIKSELIKRTSESEQKRLHQLLISEELGDRKPSQLLRRMKQLLGENKLETSILRQLFLQRLPQNVHLILASSSDGLDLDQLAIIADKIVEVASPSPAIAACTIAAGSDTPSQAFDAKFDKLQAQINQLTTLMQGLVTGSQESRNSRSRDRSGNNKYRSPSRQSRDVPRAGSECWYHWRFGDKATKCVKPCSYPDSNSNRLPHQEN, encoded by the coding sequence ATGGATGAACCACTTGAAGTAAAGGCGCCATTGGCAGCAGTCAGTCTCAAATTACCACCTTTCTGGCCGAAAGATCCAATAATCTGGTTTGCCCAAATAGAGGCACAGTTTCAAACCCGAAATATTACTAGTCAATCTACTAAATTTGCTTATGTAGTATCTTCACTTCAACCAGAAATCGCACAGGAAGTAAGAGATTTACTTATAGATCCCCCTACAGTTGATCAATATGATAAGATTAAGTCAGAACTTATCAAACGAACTTCTGAGTCCGAACAAAAACGACTACATCAGTTGTTAATTTCCGAAGAGCTTGGTGATAGAAAGCCTTCCCAACTTCTTCGCCGCATGAAACAACTTCTAGGGGAAAATAAACTAGAAACTAGTATCTTGAGGCAATTGTTCCTGCAACGTTTGCCTCAGAACGTACACTTAATTCTAGCATCCTCAAGCGATGGTTTGGATCTCGATCAATTAGCTATCATTGCAGATAAGATCGTAGAAGTGGCATCCCCATCACCTGCAATAGCCGCCTGTACAATAGCCGCGGGCTCAGATACACCATCTCAAGCATTtgatgcaaaatttgacaaattacaAGCTCAAATTAACCAATTAACGACCTTAATGCAAGGCCTAGTTACAGGTAGCCAAGAGAGTAGGAATAGTCGTAGTAGAGATCGCTCAGGGAATAACAAGTACCGAAGTCCATCCAGGCAGTCTAGAGACGTGCCACGGGCAGGTTCAGAATGTTGGTACCATTGGCGGTTTGGAGACAAAGCAACCAAATGTGTCAAACCATGCTCATACCCGGATTCAAACTCAAATAGACTACCTCACCAGGAAAACTAG
- the LOC139939547 gene encoding uncharacterized protein, translated as MAESRFHLVDNEGVRDIIDAADSKSTKQLIKYAVKIFADYLKLITKDLQEVGELPNSELDGIIGKFYCGARKQNGELYCKKSMLSIRFGLQSHFINKGKSDIIGHTDFANSSRVFKSFSATLKQKGKGFVTHKMAITEEDMSTIKDSVDVTDPLGLQNKVYLDFMLYFCNRGRENLREMKRDSFEMHVEPTGKRYITLKDKQLCE; from the coding sequence ATGGCTGAATCAAGATTTCATCTCGTCGACAACGAGGGAGTGCGAGATATAATAGATGCCGCCGACAGTAAAAGCACAAAGCAGCTTATAAAATATGCTGTAAAAATCTTTGCAGACTATCTAAAGCTCATTACCAAGGATTTGCAAGAGGTTGGTGAACTGCCCAATTCTGAGCTCGACGGAATCATTGGTAAATTCTATTGTGGAGcacgaaaacaaaatggtgaacTGTACTGCAAAAAAAGTATGCTGTCGATCCGTTTCGGGCTCCAAAGTCATTTCATCAATAAAGGTAAATCTGACATCATCGGGCACACAGATTTTGCTAATTCATCAAGAGTCTTCAAGAGCTTCTCAGCAACATTAAAGCAGAAGGGGAAGGGATTTGTTACGCACAAGATGGCAATAACAGAGGAAGATATGAGCACTATTAAAGATTCTGTGGACGTGACTGATCCATTGGGCCTTCAAAACAAGGTTTATTTGGATTTTATGTTGTACTTCTGCAACAGAGGAAGAGAGAATCTGCGAGAAATGAAACGTGATAGTTTTGAGATGCACGTTGAGCCAACTGGAAAGCGATACATAACTTTGAAAGATAAACAACTGTGCGAATGA